A genomic stretch from Cuculus canorus isolate bCucCan1 chromosome 30, bCucCan1.pri, whole genome shotgun sequence includes:
- the CALR gene encoding calreticulin: protein MSRPRSAPRLTDVVLLFLLLASAAAEPAQFFREEFGDGDAWTSRWVESKHKPDYGRFVLSAGKFYGDAEKDKGLQTSQDARFYALSARFEPFSNRGRTLVVQFSVKHEQGIDCGGGYVKLFPASLDQQDMHGDSPYNIMFGPDICGPGTKKVHVIFNYKGKNVLINKDIRCKDDEFSHLYTLVVRPDNTYEVKIDNARVEGGSLEEDWDFLPPRKIKDPSAHKPDDWDERPKIDDPEDSKPEDWDKPEHIPDPDAKKPEDWDEEMDGEWEPPVIQNPEYKGEWRPRQIDNPAYKGKWVHPEIDNPEYSPDPLLYSYDSFGVIGLDLWQVKSGTIFDNFLLADDEKLAEEIGNETWGATKDAERKMKEQQDEEQRRQQEEEEKQRKEEEGEEEGDGEEEEDDDEEEEAEAAPRDEL from the exons ATGAGCCGCCCCCGCAGCGCCCCCCGACTCACCGACGTtgtcctcctctttcttctcttggcaTCGGCGGCCGCCGAGCCCGCCCAGTTCTTCAGGGAGGAGTTCGGGGATGGAG ATGCCTGGACGAGCCGGTGGGTGGAATCCAAGCACAAACCGGATTATGGGCGCTTCGTTCTCTCCGCTGGGAAGTTCTACGGAGATGCCGAGAAGGACAAAG GGCTGCAGACGAGCCAGGACGCGCGGTTTTACGCGCTCTCGGCACGCTTCGAGCCGTTCAGCAACCGCGGGCGCACGCTGGTGGTGCAGTTCAGCGTGAAACACGAGCAAGGCATCGACTGCGGCGGCGGCTACGTCAAACTCTTCCCCGCCAGCCTGGACCAGCAGGACATGCACGGCGACTCCCCGTACAACATCATGTTCG GCCCCGATATCTGCGGCCCCGGCACCAAGAAGGTCCATGTCATCTTCAACTACAAAGGGAAGAACGTGCTCATCAACAAAGACATCCGCTGCAAG GACGATGAGTTCTCGCACTTGTACACGTTGGTGGTGAGGCCGGACAACACGTATGAGGTGAAGATCGACAACGCACGTGTGGAGGGGGGGAGCCTCGAGGAGGACTGGGATTTCCTGCCCCCCCGCAAAATCAAGGACCCCAGCGCCCACAAACCCGACGACTGGGACGAGCGCCCCAAGATCGATGACCCCGAGGACAGCAAGCCCGAG GACTGGGACAAACCTGAGCACATCCCGGACCCCGATGCCAAGAAGCCGGAGGactgggatgaggagatggaTGGGGAGTGGGAGCCCCCTGTGATCCAGAACCCCGAGTACAAG ggCGAATGGCGGCCCCGGCAGATCGACAACCCAGCCTACAAGGGCAAGTGGGTGCACCCCGAGATCGACAACCCCGAGTACAGCCCCGACCCTCTGCTCTACTCCTACGACAGCTTCGGTGTCATCGGCCTCGACCTCTGGCAG GTGAAATCTGGGACGATCTTTGACAACTTCTTGCTGGCGGATGATGAAAAGCTGGCGGAGGAGATCGGCAACGAGACCTGGGGGGCTACCAAG GATGCGGAGCGGAAGATGAAAGAGCAACAGGATGAGGAGCAGCGgcggcagcaggaggaggaggagaagcagcgcaaggaggaagagggggaggaggagggggacggggaggaggaagaagacgacgatgaggaggaggaagcggAGGCGGCGCCGCGGGACGAGCTCTGA
- the RAD23A gene encoding UV excision repair protein RAD23 homolog A encodes MAVTVTLKTLQQQTFKIRMEPHETVRALKEKIEAEKGSDAFPVAGQKLIYAGKILSDDVPIREYRIDEKNFVVVMVTKAKSALGTAAPETGTAAASESPAAPGPPPAADAVPPPPPAAPSEETPAQDPPALAPSEPAAGSVPPPGSAGRSADAASTLVTGSEYETMVAEIVSMGYERERVVAALRASYNNPHRAVEYLLTGIPGSPEPERPPVQETPPSRPPEQAPQEGENPLEFLREQPQFQNMRQVIQQNPALLPALLQQLGQENPQLLQQISQHQEQFIQMLNEPLGELGDLEGEMGAIGDESPQMNYIQVTPQEKEAIERLKALGFPESLVIQAYFACEKNENLAANFLLSQNFDDD; translated from the exons ATGGCGGTGACCGTGACCCTCAAAACGCTGCAGCAGCAAACGTTTAAGATCCGGATGGAGCCGCACGAGACG GTGCGGGCGCTGAAGGAGAAGATCGAGGCGGAGAAGGGCAGCGATGCCTTCCCCGTGGCTGGGCAGAAGCTCATTTACGCTGGCAAGATCCTGAGCGACGACGTCCCCATCCGCGAGTATCGCATCGACGAGAAGAACTTTGTCGTTGTCATGGTGACCAAA GCCAAATCGGCGCTTGGCACCGCGGCGCCTGAAACGGGCACAGCCGCAGCCTCGGAGTCTCCTGCGGCACCGGGGCCCCCCCCGGCCGCTGATGCCGTCCCCCCCCCGCCACCGGCTGCCCCCAGCGAGGAGACCCCAGCCCAGGACCCCCCTGCGCTCGCCCCCTCGGAGCCCGCAGCGGG CTCTGTGCCCCCCCCGGGCAGCGCGGGGCGCTCGGCTGATGCCGCCTCCACCCTCG TGACGGGCTCCGAGTACGAGACGATGGTGGCGGAGATCGTGTCGATGGGATACGAGCGGGAGCGCGTGGTGGCGGCGCTGCGGGCGAGCTACAACAACCCCCACCGCGCCGTGGAGTACCTGCTCACG GGCATCCCCGGGAGCCCCGAACCTGAGCGCCCACCTGTGCAGGAGACCCCCCCGAGCCGCCCCCCCGAGCAGGCGCCGCAGGAAG ggGAGAACCCACTGGAGTTCCTGCGGGAACAGCCGCAGTTCCAGAACATGCGGCAGGTGATCCAGCAGAACCCTGCGCTGCTCCCAGCGCTGCTGCAACAGCTCGGCCAGGAGAACCCCCAACTGCTGCAG cAAATCAGCCAACACCAGGAGCAGTTCATCCAGATGCTGAACGAGCCGCTGGGGGAGTTGGGCGACCTGGAGGGGGAGATGGGCGCCATCGGGGACGAATCCCCTCAGATGAATTACATCCAGGTGACGCCTCAGGAAAAAGAAGCCATAGAAAGG CTGAAGGCGCTGGGCTTCCCCGAGAGCCTGGTGATCCAGGCCTACTTCGCCTGCGAGAAGAACGAGAACCTGGCCGCCAACTTCCTGCTCAGCCAGAACTTCGACGACGACTGA